ATCGTCGGCTGTACGGTCCATCGGCGGCATGGTCGCGTGAGGGCCGGAAAGGAGGGAACCGGGAAAAACCGGCTGTCGAAAGCGGGAGGAGCGTCAAGCCTGGGGCAGCGGAGAAGATCGGAGAGGAGAAGAGTGAAGAGGGTTGTTGCTTCCTGCAATCATAAAGTCTTGCGACAGCGGGAGTCGGTGCAGCCCCTGAAGTGTGCCTGCAACTGCCCTGTTCAGGGTCGGGCCGGGCTGCGTGGTACCGAACGTACCGTTTTGCCTCCGAGTCCTCCGATCCGGAAAACTTCGCTCAATATACGTGATTTGTCAGAAAAATTCCGAACAAACGGCATAGACAACTCGGAAATTACCGGGCAGACCTGTACAAATTCGGCAATTCGGCCCGATTTGCGTTGACGTTTGTGGGGAAGTGCTTCTATACTCCGGCGAGTGCAGGGCAGGGCAGCGCTGACCGTCAGACGCGGCGGCGCAGGCGACTGTTCTTCTTGACCGGGTCTTTCTCACCGGGCGTCATCATTCACCAGGATCAAAAGGAGCCACCATGAACCAGGAATTCAATACGCTGAAGGCCGCCAAGACCTGGCATCTCGACAGCTTTACCGAATACGCTCCCAGCGACGTGATCGGCCAGATCTTCGCGCAGGACGTGCTGACCCTCGAAGAGCTGCGCCAGCGTCTGAGCCGCCCGGTCTTCAAGAGCCTTCAGGGCACCCTGGAGCGCGGGCAGACGCTCGATCCGGCGATTGCCGACACCGTGGCGCTCGCCATGAAGACCTGGGCCATGGAGAAGGGCGCCACGCACTACACCCACTGGTTCCAGCCCCTGACCGGCAGCACCGCCGAGAAGCACGACAGCTTCCTGACGCCCACCAGCGACGGCAGCGCGATTGCCACCTTCAGCGGCAAAGAACTGATTCAGGCCGAGCCCGACGCCAGCAGCTTTCCTTCGGGCGGTCTGCGGGCCACCTTCGAGGCACGCGGCTACACTGCCTGGGACCCGTCCAGCCCGGCCTTTATCATGCGGCACAGCAACGGCGCGACGTTGTGCATTCCCACCGCGTTTGCCAGCTGGACCGGCGAGGCGCTCGATCTCAAGACGCCGCTGCTGCGGAGCATCGAAGCGCTGAATATCGCCGTGATGCCCGCCCTGAAGCTGATGGGAGCCGACGCTTCGCGGGTCAGCAGCAGCCTGGGAGCCGAGCAGGAATACTTCCTGATTGCCGAGGAGTACTACTACGCCCGCCCCGATCTGGTGATGACCGGACGCACGCTCTTCGGTGCGCCGCCGCCGCGTGGGCAGGAGCTCGAAGACCATTACTTCGGTGCAATTCCCGACCGGGTGTTGTCGTTCATGGCCGACGCCGAAACCCAGATGTACGCGCTGGGTATTCCGGTCAAGACCCGCCACAACGAGGTCGCGCCCGGTCAGTTCGAGATCGCGCCCATCTATGAAAACAGCAACGTGGCTGCCGATCACCAGCAGCTCATCATGCAGATTCTGCGGAACACGGCCCGGAAATACGGTCTGGTCGCGCTGCTGCACGAGAAACCCTTCGCGGGCGTGAACGGTTCGGGCAAACACTGTAACTGGAGCATGGGCACCGACACCGGCATGAACCTGCTGGAGCCGGGCGACACCCCGCACGAGAATATGCAGTTCATGTTCTTCTGCGCCGCCGTCATCAAGGCGGTCGATGAGCATCAGGACCTGCTGCGCGTGTCGGTGGCTTCGGCCCAGAACGATCACCGCCTGGGAGCCAACGAAGCGCCGCCCGCCATCATCTCGATCTTCCTGGGCGACGAACTGACCGATATTCTGGATCGCCTTGCCAGCGGGCAGGGTGGACGCGGAGCCTCGGCGGGCGTGATGGGCCTGGGCAGCAGCGTACTTCCGCACCTGCCGCGCCATGCCGGAGACCGCAACCGCACCAGCCCGTTTGCCTTTACCGGCAACAAGTTCGAGTTCCGTGCGGCAGGCAGCAGCCAGAGCATCTCGCTGCCCATCACGGTGCTGAATATCATCGTGGCCGACGCGGTCGAGCAGATGACCGCCCAGCTGCGCGAGCGCCTGAACGGCAGCCGCAGCAAGCGCAGTCTGGACGAGGCGATTGCCGGACTGGTCAAGGACGTATACGCGCAGCACCAGCGCATCATCTTCAACGGTGACGGCTACAGCGACGCGTGGCACCAGGAGGCCGAAGCGCGCGGTCTGCTGAACCTGCGTACCACGCTGGACGCCATCGAAATCTTCACCTCCGAGAAGAACGTATCGCTGTTCGAGCGCTTTAACGTCCTCAGTAAGCGAGAGCTGGAAGCCCGTCAGGAAGTGATGTACGACATCTACTTCAAGACCGTGAACATCGAGGGCGAGACCACCGAATATATGGCGCAGACCCTGATTCTGCCCGCCGCCGTCAGCTATCTGGCCGAACTGGGCGAAATCGAGAGCGGCAGCCGCGCCGTCAAGGGCGTGACCCAGAAGGTTAGCGATCTGGCCGATGAACTGTATGACGCTCTGGCCGATCTGCACACCCAGAACTCGGCCACGGGCGGCGAGGAAGTACACGAGAAGGCCCACCACATGCGCGACCATGTGTTGCCCGCGATGCTGAAGGTGCGCGTGGCTGCCGACGGACTGGAAAAGGTCGTGGCTGGCAAGCACTGGCCGCTGCCCAGCTACCGCCAGATGCTGTTCGTGAAGTAAAACTGTTCGCGAAGTAAAAACGCAGCACGCAGATCAGCCGCTCTACCCCTTCGGGTGGGGCGGCTTTGCGTTGAACCGGGTCAGCAGATATCAGGGTCAGATCAAGCCTGAAATGTCTGTCGGCACATCGTGGGATCTGGCGGCGTCATGGGGCGATGTACGGAGTAGAATCAAGGCGATGCTCAATCTTGCCCGCCGGGTTCACGTCACGCCTCGCCAGCTCGACGAGGGGCTGTCTGCTCTGGGTCTCGACGGCTCGCAGCACGTGATCGTCCACAGCAGTCTGAAGTCGTTCGGCCTGCTGGAAGGCGGCGCACCCACCCTGCTTCACGAACTGGAGCGGCATACCGCCACTCTCGCGGCCCCGGCCTTCAGTTATCAGACGCTGCTGCGCGGCCCCGATTCACCGATTCACGCCCAGTTTCACCGCGATACACGGGTCAGCCGCGATATCGGGCGGCTGCCACAGGTCATGGTGGAACAGGGCGCTGCGCTGCGTTCGTCGCACCCTGCCCTGAGCTTCGTGGCGCTGGGGCAGCAGGCGGCCTTCATCACCGGGCAGCAGTCGCTGGGAAGCCCGTATGCACCCATCGGGGCGCTGTACGATCTGGACGGCTACGCCCTGCTGGTCGGCGTCGATCACAGTTCAAACACCAGTATTCACTACGGCGAACATGTGGCGGGCATGCCCCTTCTGACCCGCTACGTGCCGCAGGACGGTAGAGCAGTGCCCTCGGCTTTCCCCAACTGTTCCGCCGATTTCGAAACGCTGGCCCCGTATTTGCAGCCCACAATCGTGTATGTCGGCAAGTCGCGGCTGCGGCTGTACCGTGTGCGGCCGCTCGTAGATGCCACGGTTCGCCTGCTGACTCAGGACCCGGAAGCGCTGCTGTGTACGTATCCCAGTTGCCGCTGTCAGCAGGTGCGCCAGATGGTGCGTCAGCAGGGCCTGCATCCCAGGGTGCACCAGATGATCTCGACCGACCAGGCCAGAGGCGAGCGTTCAGAAGCCTCATCTGAACTGTCAGCCTAGAGCATTGGCAGAACAGTCAGTCGGGGCGTGCTGATCGTTTCCTTCTCGGCAGGTCGTGACAGAAAAGCCCTTAAACGACTTCGCCTTTCGGAGTGATGCGCCGGTCGCTGCTGTGGCCGGGTTTGACTCTCAGCTCGGGCCGCACATGATGAGCGGCGTGGTTGGCGCACAGGGCCGCCTGTGCAAAGGCCAGTGCGATCAGCTTGAAGGCTCCGCCTGCGCTGCTTAGGTCGCCTGCCACGTACACGCCCAGCAGTTCGGTCAGGCCGCTGCCCTCTGCGGGCACGTATTCGCCCTGCCAGCCCAGCGGCCACGGCAGCAGGGGCGACAGATCGGGCAGGTACCCGTTCAGATGAATGTTCAGGTCGGCGGGCGGAACTGGAGCGAAATCGGCGGCGGCAGGCGCGTGAACGTCGATCTGTCCGTGCTGCCGTAGGGTTTCGAGCCGAGAGAGTTGGGCGGGAGTGCCCCGGAACAGGGCGCGGCGATGGCTGAGCGTGACCCGTGTACCAGCCTCGGCCAGTTCGAGTGCGGCGCGGGTTGCCTGCGGAACGCCGCCCTGTATCCACGCGCTCGGGGCAGCAGGCACAGCTGATGGCGGCCAGTCGGTGAGGCTGTGTGCGTTGCTGGCTAGACGCGGCAGCAGCGCTCCCATGCCCGCCGCCAGAATGACCGCGCCCGCCGAGTAGCTCGCGCCCGGTGTGCCGACGCGCCAGCCTGCACCGTCGGCTTCAAGCGTGTGTGCCAGGGTATTCAGCCGAATGTCGATGTCGAACGGTTCGAGCTGCCGCACCAGTTGCGCCACGATGTCGGCGGCATACGCAGCGGGCGCGGCAGGCACGTCGTAGACCACCCGGTCTGGATACAGCGCCGCCAACTGTCCGCCCAGTTCAGGCCGCGCTTCCAGCAGCCGCACGCTCAGGCCGCGCAGAGCAGCATAAAAGGCCGCATACAACCCGGCAGGGCCGCCGCCGATGATCAGGATGTCGGTGGGGCCATGCTGGGGCGGGGGCGTGCTGGTCATCTGCAAATTCTAGAGCAGTTCTCCGAGCGCGGCCCTCTCCAGGCCCTGATTTCTGCTGCTTTCTGGGCACTTACCCTCAGTACAGCGATGTGGAAAGAGCCAGCTGATCTGCCACTGCGAATGCCTGCCGCAGCAGGTCAAGCCGGATCGGTACCGACAGATATTCATCGCCCCCGGTGTCGAGTGCCATGAACTCGTATCCGTGACGGCGCAGCCACGCGGCGGCCTCTTTCAGTACATCCAGAGTCGTGGCTTGCGGCTGCCCGCTCAGAGCGCTGACGAATGTTGCGGGCAGGCCCAGACTGCGTGCGGTGGCCTGCACCTGCCACTCGACTTCGTCGCTCGCCTTCCAGTCGACATGCAGGCACAGCCAGAAACGGCTGGCGGCGGAATCGAGCCACCAGCCCGGCAGGAAGTCGTCCGGCACATCCTGAAGAGCTTCGCACAGGGCATGTACTTCGTCCGTGTCTTCCACGAGTTGCTGAAACCGCCGCCCGATTTCGCTGCTCAGCTCTGGCGGCAGAGGACTCAGGATCAGCGCCAGCAACTCGGTCATTCCACGTGGCTGCCGCGAAGTTTCCGGATGATGTCGATCATGTGCATCTTGTGCGTCACCTTGGCGCGAGGGCGGCCCAGCGCCGCGCCCTGTTCGCGCTCGTAGGCGTCGAGCGATT
The nucleotide sequence above comes from Deinococcus ruber. Encoded proteins:
- a CDS encoding glutamine synthetase III family protein, whose product is MNQEFNTLKAAKTWHLDSFTEYAPSDVIGQIFAQDVLTLEELRQRLSRPVFKSLQGTLERGQTLDPAIADTVALAMKTWAMEKGATHYTHWFQPLTGSTAEKHDSFLTPTSDGSAIATFSGKELIQAEPDASSFPSGGLRATFEARGYTAWDPSSPAFIMRHSNGATLCIPTAFASWTGEALDLKTPLLRSIEALNIAVMPALKLMGADASRVSSSLGAEQEYFLIAEEYYYARPDLVMTGRTLFGAPPPRGQELEDHYFGAIPDRVLSFMADAETQMYALGIPVKTRHNEVAPGQFEIAPIYENSNVAADHQQLIMQILRNTARKYGLVALLHEKPFAGVNGSGKHCNWSMGTDTGMNLLEPGDTPHENMQFMFFCAAVIKAVDEHQDLLRVSVASAQNDHRLGANEAPPAIISIFLGDELTDILDRLASGQGGRGASAGVMGLGSSVLPHLPRHAGDRNRTSPFAFTGNKFEFRAAGSSQSISLPITVLNIIVADAVEQMTAQLRERLNGSRSKRSLDEAIAGLVKDVYAQHQRIIFNGDGYSDAWHQEAEARGLLNLRTTLDAIEIFTSEKNVSLFERFNVLSKRELEARQEVMYDIYFKTVNIEGETTEYMAQTLILPAAVSYLAELGEIESGSRAVKGVTQKVSDLADELYDALADLHTQNSATGGEEVHEKAHHMRDHVLPAMLKVRVAADGLEKVVAGKHWPLPSYRQMLFVK
- a CDS encoding NAD(P)/FAD-dependent oxidoreductase produces the protein MTSTPPPQHGPTDILIIGGGPAGLYAAFYAALRGLSVRLLEARPELGGQLAALYPDRVVYDVPAAPAAYAADIVAQLVRQLEPFDIDIRLNTLAHTLEADGAGWRVGTPGASYSAGAVILAAGMGALLPRLASNAHSLTDWPPSAVPAAPSAWIQGGVPQATRAALELAEAGTRVTLSHRRALFRGTPAQLSRLETLRQHGQIDVHAPAAADFAPVPPADLNIHLNGYLPDLSPLLPWPLGWQGEYVPAEGSGLTELLGVYVAGDLSSAGGAFKLIALAFAQAALCANHAAHHVRPELRVKPGHSSDRRITPKGEVV
- a CDS encoding DUF6630 family protein, giving the protein MTELLALILSPLPPELSSEIGRRFQQLVEDTDEVHALCEALQDVPDDFLPGWWLDSAASRFWLCLHVDWKASDEVEWQVQATARSLGLPATFVSALSGQPQATTLDVLKEAAAWLRRHGYEFMALDTGGDEYLSVPIRLDLLRQAFAVADQLALSTSLY
- a CDS encoding AAC(3) family N-acetyltransferase, which encodes MLNLARRVHVTPRQLDEGLSALGLDGSQHVIVHSSLKSFGLLEGGAPTLLHELERHTATLAAPAFSYQTLLRGPDSPIHAQFHRDTRVSRDIGRLPQVMVEQGAALRSSHPALSFVALGQQAAFITGQQSLGSPYAPIGALYDLDGYALLVGVDHSSNTSIHYGEHVAGMPLLTRYVPQDGRAVPSAFPNCSADFETLAPYLQPTIVYVGKSRLRLYRVRPLVDATVRLLTQDPEALLCTYPSCRCQQVRQMVRQQGLHPRVHQMISTDQARGERSEASSELSA